Proteins encoded within one genomic window of Brachybacterium muris:
- a CDS encoding holo-ACP synthase — MHQAAYEPSAPAGDARGTETDSARTVRAFAPRDDGTVIGVGIDVVEVPRLDAAFARTPALLDRLLTPTERHLPAASRAARVAAKEAVGKALGSPGDFSWHDVTVHRTAARRPYLVLEGATLRAAERLGVGHLHLSISHDGSVATAIVVAERGTNPPPAVSGATAQTEPLA, encoded by the coding sequence ATGCATCAGGCTGCCTACGAACCCTCCGCGCCCGCCGGTGATGCCCGAGGCACGGAGACCGACTCCGCTCGCACGGTCCGAGCTTTCGCCCCGCGGGACGACGGCACCGTGATCGGGGTGGGCATCGACGTGGTCGAGGTCCCTCGCCTGGACGCTGCCTTCGCGCGCACCCCGGCGCTGCTGGACCGCCTGCTCACCCCCACCGAGCGGCACCTCCCCGCGGCCTCACGGGCGGCACGGGTGGCCGCGAAGGAGGCCGTGGGCAAGGCCCTCGGTTCCCCGGGGGACTTCTCCTGGCACGACGTGACCGTGCACCGCACTGCCGCGCGCCGTCCCTACCTGGTGCTCGAGGGGGCCACCCTCCGTGCCGCCGAGCGCCTGGGTGTGGGACACCTGCACCTGTCGATCTCGCACGACGGTTCCGTCGCCACGGCGATCGTGGTAGCCGAACGGGGGACGAATCCTCCCCCGGCGGTCAGTGGGGCCACCGCGCAAACGGAGCCGCTCGCATGA